The DNA region GTGCCCGCGAAACTCTCCGCCCAAATGCGAGTGTTCGCCACCGGCAACGGCCGCAAAACCGGAGTACGGCCGGTTTCCGGCGTTGTCGCAGGTGGAGCTGGAGCGGTTCTTCCACGTGGACGACGAGGAGTGCAAGCTGATCGCCGATCGCCGCGACTACAGAGTCTCCATCGCCTCATCGGATCCGATGCTGACCTTGACCAATACCCGTACGGTATCGAAGTCCACCCGATCTGTCTTGGACGACCCGCACGAGTCCGCAGCAGGATCGACGGCATGAGCAAGACGTGTGCGGGACAAACGCACTCGATCAGATACGAACGGAGCACAACATCTGATGAACACCGTCGAGGTGCACGGGACGGTCGCCGAGGAGTTCGACGCGGTTCGCGCGGAGTTCCTCACCACGGCGGTCGCCGATGAGGCCGGCGAGGCCGGTGCCCAGCTCACGGTGTACGTGCACGGCAGGCAGGTCGTCGACCTGTGGTTTGGAAACGAGGTCACCGGCGACACCCTGACCGGCGTCTACTCCTGCACCAAGGCGCCGCCACCTTGGTAGTGGCATTGCTGATGCAGGATGGAACGCTGGACCTGGACGAGCCCATCGCGGCGCGCTGGGCAGAGTTCGCCGCCGCCGGGAAGAACGGAATCACCGTCCGCGATGTTCTCACCCACCGTTCCGGTGTCATCGGCGTCGACGGCGGATTCACCGCGGACGAACTCGCCGACGATGCGGTGATCGCCGCTCGCTTGGCCAGTCAGCGCCCGTACTGGAAGCCCGGTTCGGCCATCGGGTACAGCGGGTTCGTCGAATTCGCGATCGTGGCCGAGGTGGTCCGCAGGTACACCGGACGTTCACTGCGAGACATCTATGACGAGCGCATCCGATCCCCCTACGGGCTCGACCTCTACCTCGGGCTACCCGAAGCCGAGGAGCCCCGCTTCCGGGAGATCGAGCCGGGGCCGGCCAGTCCTGACGAGCTCGCCGCGCTCTGGTCGGGTGGTCCCGGGCCACACAGCCTCACCGGAATCGGTTACGCCCTCAACTCGAACCCACCCCTCGATCAGGTGGCCTTCGCCAACACCCGGCGGGTCCGCGCGCTCGGCCCGGCCTCCGCCGGCGGGGTCGGCAACGCCCGTGGACTCGCCGGCCTCTACACCGCCGCGGTATTCGGCCTCAACGGACAACCGCCGCTGCTGAAACCTGACACCCTCGGTGAATTCACCATGCTCCACTCCACCGGCTTCGACCTCGTCGCCGGACAGGAACAAGCACTACGCCCTCGGGTTCCAGGCCAAAGGCCCGCAATACCCGTTCCTCAGCGCACGCGCCTTCGGCCACAACGGGTCCGCGGGCTCGGAAGCGTTCGCCGACCCGCACAGCGGCATCACCTTCGGCTACACCCGCCGCCGATTCTCCTCCACCTGGTCCTACCCCGAACACCACCGCCTCGCCGCCGCAGTCCACGACGCGACCGCCGCTTCGTGAGAGGGCGCCTCGCGCTGGCCGGTTCGGTCAGCGCGGTATGCGGTGCGGGCTAAGGCGGGTCATCACAACGGCCCGCGATCGTCGAACTCATCGCTCTTGGCAGCATGCTTGGTGCGAAGGGCCTCGAGTTGGGCAGACTTGGCCGCGGCCATGCGTTCGCGGGTGGCGGCGCTACGACGCGGAGCCGGTGCCGGGGCTGGGCGGCGGCGGGGAATGCCCGGGCGACGCGCCGCGGGCTGCTGAGGCGCGGGGGTTTCGGCGGTGCGCACGGCGTCAGCCAGCAAGCTGATGGGGAGGATGAAGACCCATAAGAAGATTCGGTACTCACCGCTGTGGAAGAACACGGCCAGGTAGATGCCGTAGCCGAGGAACGCGGTGCCGATGAGACCGTTGACAACACGGCGGCCGGGGTTCAGTCCGGAGGCCACCAGCGCCACACCGATCACGACGATTCCGCTGACGAACAGCATCACCACATAGAAGCCGAACACGTATTTCCCCCACCACGAGCACATAGAACGACGATCAACCTGGATCACCGGCGCCGGGACCTCCAACCCGAACCCGGTCCCGAGCACCGTTCCAGCGAATCAACCTCCACAGCAAAGCGTTTCAGTCGCCAACCCTCGCTGACGCCAGTTCCTGGCCAACTGGACCTCTATGCCTCCGATCGATGGGAACGGGCACGGGCTTACATCGACCGCATGACGCGCTCCCGACTGAGCGATGACGGCACACGGGCGGAGGTCGAGAACTCGCGAGCTAAATCCGACCAGGGCCGGGCAATTTGAGAGCTATCCATCCACTCTTGGAGCCCGCCCCTGATATATGAAATATTCTGCTGCGACCCGGACTTGTGAAAGCCCTGGTCTGACACTGTCGCCGGGTGCCGAATCCAGAACTGCCGGTAATCGATCCCGCTCCCGTCCGCGTCGCGCCCGGCGCGGGCTTACTGCCGCTGGGGCGGCGGGCGGTGGCCGAGTTCGCCGGCACTGCCGTGCTCGCGGTCGTCGTGATCGGGTCGGGCATCGCCGCTGAGCAGCTCTCGCCCGGCG from Nocardia tengchongensis includes:
- a CDS encoding serine hydrolase, translated to MNTVEVHGTVAEEFDAVRAEFLTTAVADEAGEAGAQLTVYVHGRQVVDLWFGNEVTGDTLTGVYSCTKAPPPW
- a CDS encoding serine hydrolase domain-containing protein, which gives rise to MQDGTLDLDEPIAARWAEFAAAGKNGITVRDVLTHRSGVIGVDGGFTADELADDAVIAARLASQRPYWKPGSAIGYSGFVEFAIVAEVVRRYTGRSLRDIYDERIRSPYGLDLYLGLPEAEEPRFREIEPGPASPDELAALWSGGPGPHSLTGIGYALNSNPPLDQVAFANTRRVRALGPASAGGVGNARGLAGLYTAAVFGLNGQPPLLKPDTLGEFTMLHSTGFDLVAGQEQALRPRVPGQRPAIPVPQRTRLRPQRVRGLGSVRRPAQRHHLRLHPPPILLHLVLPRTPPPRRRSPRRDRRFVRGRLALAGSVSAVCGAG